One part of the Humulus lupulus chromosome 9, drHumLupu1.1, whole genome shotgun sequence genome encodes these proteins:
- the LOC133800606 gene encoding BAG family molecular chaperone regulator 1-like isoform X1, with protein sequence MMKRMMIKSNNKSNASYGRMSCGNSNTTSSSASRDDEFEWEMRPGGMLVQKRVGNSDGTAAVPNLRLRIAFGALQYEISVNSQATFGEVKKLLTAESGLQAGEQTLIFRGKERENGDYLDTCGVKDGSKLILIEDPTSIEKRFIEMRRNAKIQTVHRAISEVSMEIDKYAEQVSVIEKSISSGIKVPELQITTLIEMLMRQAIKLDNIPAQGDTSAQKNLQGKRVQKCVETLDGIKISNATLKPVIVTTKWETFNPNLPPTTANWEIFD encoded by the exons ATGATGAAGAGAATGATGATCAAGTCGAATAACAAAAGTAATGCGTCGTACGGTAGAATGAGCTGCGGCAACTCCAATACGACATCGTCTTCAGCATCGAGGGACGACGAATTCGAATGGGAAATGAGACCGGGAGGAATGTTGGTCCAGAAAAGAGTCGGAAACTCCGACGGTACGGCTGCAGTCCCAAATCTTCGTCTCCGAATTGCTTTCGGCGCGCTCCAGTACGAGATCTCGGTCAACTCTCAAGCTACATTCG GAGAGGTGAAGAAGCTTCTGACGGCGGAGAGTGGGTTACAGGCAGGTGAACAGACGCTGATATTTagagggaaagagagagaaaatgggGACTATTTAGACACGTGCGGAGTGAAAGATGGATCAAAACTCATCCTAATCGAAGATCCAACTAGCATCGAGAAACGTTTCATCGAGATGCGAAGAAATGCCAAGATCCAAACCGTTCATCGCGCCATCTCCGAGGTCTCCATGGAGATCGATAAGTACGCGGAGCAG GTATCTGTGATCGAAAAATCAATCTCGAGTGGCATCAAGGTTCCTGAACTTCAAATCACCACATTAATTGAGATGCTTATGAGACAAGCAATCAAATTGGATAATATACCAGCTCAAGGAGACACTTCTGCTCAAAAGAATTTAcag GGTAAGAGGGTACAGAAGTGTGTTGAAACTCTTGATGGGATTAAAATATCAAACGCAACACTAAAGCCTGTCATTGTCACAACTAAATGGGAGACGTTTAATCCTAATCTTCCGCCCACTACTGCCAACTGGGagatttttgattaa
- the LOC133800606 gene encoding BAG family molecular chaperone regulator 1-like isoform X2: protein MMKRMMIKSNNKSNASYGRMSCGNSNTTSSSASRDDEFEWEMRPGGMLVQKRVGNSDGTAAVPNLRLRIAFGALQYEISVNSQATFGEVKKLLTAESGLQAGEQTLIFRGKERENGDYLDTCGVKDGSKLILIEDPTSIEKRFIEMRRNAKIQTVHRAISEVSMEIDKYAEQVSVIEKSISSGIKVPELQITTLIEMLMRQAIKLDNIPAQGDTSAQKNLQFSIRAIGFCRVRGYRSVLKLLMGLKYQTQH from the exons ATGATGAAGAGAATGATGATCAAGTCGAATAACAAAAGTAATGCGTCGTACGGTAGAATGAGCTGCGGCAACTCCAATACGACATCGTCTTCAGCATCGAGGGACGACGAATTCGAATGGGAAATGAGACCGGGAGGAATGTTGGTCCAGAAAAGAGTCGGAAACTCCGACGGTACGGCTGCAGTCCCAAATCTTCGTCTCCGAATTGCTTTCGGCGCGCTCCAGTACGAGATCTCGGTCAACTCTCAAGCTACATTCG GAGAGGTGAAGAAGCTTCTGACGGCGGAGAGTGGGTTACAGGCAGGTGAACAGACGCTGATATTTagagggaaagagagagaaaatgggGACTATTTAGACACGTGCGGAGTGAAAGATGGATCAAAACTCATCCTAATCGAAGATCCAACTAGCATCGAGAAACGTTTCATCGAGATGCGAAGAAATGCCAAGATCCAAACCGTTCATCGCGCCATCTCCGAGGTCTCCATGGAGATCGATAAGTACGCGGAGCAG GTATCTGTGATCGAAAAATCAATCTCGAGTGGCATCAAGGTTCCTGAACTTCAAATCACCACATTAATTGAGATGCTTATGAGACAAGCAATCAAATTGGATAATATACCAGCTCAAGGAGACACTTCTGCTCAAAAGAATTTAcag TTTTCAATACGAGCCATTGGATTTTGCAGGGTAAGAGGGTACAGAAGTGTGTTGAAACTCTTGATGGGATTAAAATATCAAACGCAACACTAA